A genomic region of Tamandua tetradactyla isolate mTamTet1 chromosome 2, mTamTet1.pri, whole genome shotgun sequence contains the following coding sequences:
- the THRAP3 gene encoding thyroid hormone receptor-associated protein 3 isoform X2, with the protein MSKTNKSKSGSRSSRSRSGSRSRSRSFSKSRSRSRSVSRSRKRRLSSRSRSRSYSPAHNRERNHPRVYQNRDFRGHNRGYRRPYYFRGRNRGFYPWGQYNRGGYGNYRSNWQNYRQAYSPRRGRSRSRSPKRRSPSPRSRSHSRNSDKSSSDRSRRSSSSRSSSNHSRVESSKRKSAKEKKSSSKDSRPSQAAGDNQGDENKEQTFSGGTSQDTKSSESSKPWPDATSYSAGSASRASAVSELSPRERSPALKSPLQSVVVRRRSPRPSPVPKPSPPLSNPSQMGSTLSSGAGFQAGTHQGQFDHGSGSLSPSKKSPVGKSPPATGSTYGSSQKEETAASGGAAYTKRYLEEQKAENGKDKEQKQINTDKDKMKEKGSFSDVALGDGKMKSDPFAPKTDAEKPFRGSQSPKRYKLRDDFEKKMADFHKEEMDDQDKDKAKGRKESEFDDEPKFMSKVIGGANKNQEEEKSGKWEGLVYAPPGKEKQRKTEELEEESFAERSKKEDRGATKRAESGHRGFVPEKNFRVTAYKTVQEKSSSPPPRKSSENREKLGTKGDFSTGKSSFSITREAQVNVRMDSFDEDLARPSGLLAQERKLCRDLVHSNRKEQEFRSIFQHIQSAQSQRSPSELFAQHIVTIVHHVKEHHFGSSGMTLHERFTKYLKRGTEQEAAKNKKSPEIHRRIDISPSTFRKHGLTHDEMKSPREPGYKAEGKYKDDPVDLRLDIERRKKHKERDLKRGKSRESVDSRDSSHSRERSAEKTEKTHKGSKKQKKHRRARDRSRSSSSSSQSSHSYKAEEYTEETEEREESTTGFDKSRLGTKDFVGPSERGGGRARGTFQFRARGRGWGRGSYSGNNNNNSNNDFQKRSREEEWDPEYTPKSKKYYLHDDREGEGSEKWVSRGRGRGSFPRGRGRFMFRKSSTSPKWAHDKFSGEEGEIEDDESGTENREEKDNLQPTAE; encoded by the exons AtgtcaaaaacaaataaatccaaGTCGGGATCTCGCTCTTCTCGCTCAAGATCTGGATCAAGATCTCGTTCTCGCTCATTTTCGAAGTCTCGATCCCGAAGCCGATCTGTGTCTCGTTCAAGGAAGCGCAGACTGAG TTCTAGGTCTCGTTCCAGATCATATTCTCCAGCtcataacagagaaagaaatcacccaagAGTATATCAGAATCGTGATTTCCGAGGTCACAACAGAGGATATAGAAGGCCCTATTATTTCCGTGGGCGCAACAGAGGCTTTTATCCATGGGGCCAGTATAACCGAGGAGGTTATGGAAACTACCGCTCAAATTGGCAGAATTACCGACAGGCGTACAGTCCTCGTCGGGGCCGTTCCCGATCCCGGTCCCCAAAGAGAAGATCCCCCTCACCAAGGTCCAGGAGCCATTCTAGAAACTCTGATAAGTCTTCCTCTGACAGGTCAAGGCGCTCCTCATCCTCTCGTTCTTCTTCCAACCACAGCCGAGTTGAGTCTTCTAAGCGCAAGTCTGCAAAGGAGAAAAAGTCCTCTTCCAAGGATAGTCGGCCCTCTCAGGCTGCTGGGGATAATCAGGGAGATGAGAACAAGGAGCAGACATTCTCTGGAGGCACTTCTCAAGATACAAAATCATCTGAGAGCTCAAAGCCGTGGCCAGATGCTACCAGCTACAGTGCTGGTTCTGCATCCAGGGCCTCTGCTGTTTCTGAGCTGAGTCCCCGCGAGCGAAGCCCCGCTCTCAAAAGCCCTCTCCAGTCTGTGGTGGTGAGGCGGCGGTCACCCCGTCCTAGCCCTGTGCCAAAACCTAGCCCTCCACTTTCTAACCCATCCCAAATGGGCTCGACTCTGTCGAGTGGTGCTGGGTTTCAGGCTGGGACACACCAAGGTCAGTTCGACCATGGCTCTGGGTCTTTGAGCCCATCCAAAAAGAGCCCTGTGGgtaagagtccaccagccactggCTCCACATATGGCTCATCCCAGAAGGAGGAGACTGCTGCTTCAGGAGGAGCAGCCTATACAAAGAG GTATCTGGAAGAGCAGAAGGCAGAGAATGGAAAAGATAAGgaacagaaacaaataaatactgataaagacaaaatgaaagagaaagggagCTTTTCTGATGTGGCCTTGGGTGATGGGAAAATGAAATCTGATCCATTTGCTCCCAAAACTGATGCTGAGAAGCCTTTCCGAGGCAGTCAGTCTCCCAAAAGGTATAAGCTCCGGGATGATTTTGAGAAGAAGATGGCTGACTTCCACAAGGAGGAGATGGATGATCAAGATAAAGACAAAGCTAAGGGAAGGAAAGAATCTGAGTTTGATGATGAACCCAAATTTATGTCGAAAGTCATAGGAGGTGCAAATAAAAACCAGGAGGAGGAGAAGTCAGGCAAATGGGAGGGCCTGGTGTATGCACCTCCAGGGAAGGAAAAGCAGAGGAAAACCGAGGAGCTGGAGGAGGAGTCTTTTGCAGAGAGATCTAAAAAAGAGGATCGGGGAGCAACCAAGAGAGCCGAAAGTGGGCACAGGGGGTTTGTGCCTGAAAAGAATTTCCGAGTGACCGCTTATAAAACAGTCCAGGAGAAAAGCTCATCACCTCCCCCAAGAAAGAGCTCTGAAAACAGAGAGAAGCTGGGAACCAAAGGAGACTTTTCCACAGGAAAGTCTTCCTTTTCCATTACTCGAGAGGCCCAGGTCAATGTCCGGATGGACTCTTTTGATGAGGATCTTGCACG ACCCAGTGGCTTATTGGCTCAGGAACGCAAGCTTTGTCGGGATttagtccatagcaacagaaaggAACAGGAATTTCGGTCCATTTTCCAGCATATACAGTCGGCTCAGTCTCAGCGTAGCCCCTCGGAGTTGTTTGCGCAGCATATAGTTACCATTGTTCACCATGTTAAAG AGCATCACTTTGGCTCCTCAGGAATGACATTACATGAACGCTTTACTAAATACCTAAAGAGAGGAACTGAACAGGAGGCAGCTAAAaacaagaaaagcccagagatACACAG GAGGATAGACATTTCCCCCAGTACGTTCAGAAAACATGGTTTGACTCATGACGAGATGAAAAGTCCTCGGGAACCTGGCTATAAG GCTGAGGGAAAATACAAAGATGATCCCGTTGATCTCCGCCTTGATATTGAACGTCGTAAAAAACATAAGGAGCGAGATCTTAAACGAGGTAAATCAAGAGAATCAGTGGATTCCCGAGACTCAAGCCACTCAAGGGAAAGATCagctgagaaaacagaaaaaactcataaaggATCAAAGAAGCAGAA GAAACACCGGCGAGCACGAGACCGCTCCAGGTCATCGTCCTCTTCCTCCCAGTCATCCCACTCCTACAAAGCAGAAGAGTACACtgaagagacagaggagagagaggagagtaCCACAGGCTTTGACAAATCAAGATTGGGGACCAAAGACTTTGTGGGTCCAAGCGAAAGAGGAGGAGGTCGAGCTCGAGGGACCTTT CAATTTAGAGCCAGAGGAAGAGGCTGGGGCAGAGGCAGCTACTCTggtaacaataataacaacagcaacaatgaCTTCCAAAAGAGAAGCCGAGAAGAGGAGTGGGACCCAGAGTACACACCCAAAAGCAAGAAATATTACTTG caTGATGACCGTGAAGGTGAAGGCAGTGAGAAGTGGGTCAGCCGGGGCAGGGGCCGAGGATCCTTTCCCCGGGGTCGGGGCCGGTTCATGTTCCGGAAGTCCAGCACCAGCCCCAAATGGGCCCATGACAAATTCAGTGGGGAGGAAGGAGAAATTGAAGACGACGAAAGTGGGACAGAGAACCGAGAAGAGAAGGACAATTTACAGCCCACAGCTGAGTAG
- the THRAP3 gene encoding thyroid hormone receptor-associated protein 3 isoform X1, with amino-acid sequence MSKTNKSKSGSRSSRSRSGSRSRSRSFSKSRSRSRSVSRSRKRRLSSRSRSRSYSPAHNRERNHPRVYQNRDFRGHNRGYRRPYYFRGRNRGFYPWGQYNRGGYGNYRSNWQNYRQAYSPRRGRSRSRSPKRRSPSPRSRSHSRNSDKSSSDRSRRSSSSRSSSNHSRVESSKRKSAKEKKSSSKDSRPSQAAGDNQGDENKEQTFSGGTSQDTKSSESSKPWPDATSYSAGSASRASAVSELSPRERSPALKSPLQSVVVRRRSPRPSPVPKPSPPLSNPSQMGSTLSSGAGFQAGTHQGQFDHGSGSLSPSKKSPVGKSPPATGSTYGSSQKEETAASGGAAYTKRYLEEQKAENGKDKEQKQINTDKDKMKEKGSFSDVALGDGKMKSDPFAPKTDAEKPFRGSQSPKRYKLRDDFEKKMADFHKEEMDDQDKDKAKGRKESEFDDEPKFMSKVIGGANKNQEEEKSGKWEGLVYAPPGKEKQRKTEELEEESFAERSKKEDRGATKRAESGHRGFVPEKNFRVTAYKTVQEKSSSPPPRKSSENREKLGTKGDFSTGKSSFSITREAQVNVRMDSFDEDLARPSGLLAQERKLCRDLVHSNRKEQEFRSIFQHIQSAQSQRSPSELFAQHIVTIVHHVKEHHFGSSGMTLHERFTKYLKRGTEQEAAKNKKSPEIHRRIDISPSTFRKHGLTHDEMKSPREPGYKQAEGKYKDDPVDLRLDIERRKKHKERDLKRGKSRESVDSRDSSHSRERSAEKTEKTHKGSKKQKKHRRARDRSRSSSSSSQSSHSYKAEEYTEETEEREESTTGFDKSRLGTKDFVGPSERGGGRARGTFQFRARGRGWGRGSYSGNNNNNSNNDFQKRSREEEWDPEYTPKSKKYYLHDDREGEGSEKWVSRGRGRGSFPRGRGRFMFRKSSTSPKWAHDKFSGEEGEIEDDESGTENREEKDNLQPTAE; translated from the exons AtgtcaaaaacaaataaatccaaGTCGGGATCTCGCTCTTCTCGCTCAAGATCTGGATCAAGATCTCGTTCTCGCTCATTTTCGAAGTCTCGATCCCGAAGCCGATCTGTGTCTCGTTCAAGGAAGCGCAGACTGAG TTCTAGGTCTCGTTCCAGATCATATTCTCCAGCtcataacagagaaagaaatcacccaagAGTATATCAGAATCGTGATTTCCGAGGTCACAACAGAGGATATAGAAGGCCCTATTATTTCCGTGGGCGCAACAGAGGCTTTTATCCATGGGGCCAGTATAACCGAGGAGGTTATGGAAACTACCGCTCAAATTGGCAGAATTACCGACAGGCGTACAGTCCTCGTCGGGGCCGTTCCCGATCCCGGTCCCCAAAGAGAAGATCCCCCTCACCAAGGTCCAGGAGCCATTCTAGAAACTCTGATAAGTCTTCCTCTGACAGGTCAAGGCGCTCCTCATCCTCTCGTTCTTCTTCCAACCACAGCCGAGTTGAGTCTTCTAAGCGCAAGTCTGCAAAGGAGAAAAAGTCCTCTTCCAAGGATAGTCGGCCCTCTCAGGCTGCTGGGGATAATCAGGGAGATGAGAACAAGGAGCAGACATTCTCTGGAGGCACTTCTCAAGATACAAAATCATCTGAGAGCTCAAAGCCGTGGCCAGATGCTACCAGCTACAGTGCTGGTTCTGCATCCAGGGCCTCTGCTGTTTCTGAGCTGAGTCCCCGCGAGCGAAGCCCCGCTCTCAAAAGCCCTCTCCAGTCTGTGGTGGTGAGGCGGCGGTCACCCCGTCCTAGCCCTGTGCCAAAACCTAGCCCTCCACTTTCTAACCCATCCCAAATGGGCTCGACTCTGTCGAGTGGTGCTGGGTTTCAGGCTGGGACACACCAAGGTCAGTTCGACCATGGCTCTGGGTCTTTGAGCCCATCCAAAAAGAGCCCTGTGGgtaagagtccaccagccactggCTCCACATATGGCTCATCCCAGAAGGAGGAGACTGCTGCTTCAGGAGGAGCAGCCTATACAAAGAG GTATCTGGAAGAGCAGAAGGCAGAGAATGGAAAAGATAAGgaacagaaacaaataaatactgataaagacaaaatgaaagagaaagggagCTTTTCTGATGTGGCCTTGGGTGATGGGAAAATGAAATCTGATCCATTTGCTCCCAAAACTGATGCTGAGAAGCCTTTCCGAGGCAGTCAGTCTCCCAAAAGGTATAAGCTCCGGGATGATTTTGAGAAGAAGATGGCTGACTTCCACAAGGAGGAGATGGATGATCAAGATAAAGACAAAGCTAAGGGAAGGAAAGAATCTGAGTTTGATGATGAACCCAAATTTATGTCGAAAGTCATAGGAGGTGCAAATAAAAACCAGGAGGAGGAGAAGTCAGGCAAATGGGAGGGCCTGGTGTATGCACCTCCAGGGAAGGAAAAGCAGAGGAAAACCGAGGAGCTGGAGGAGGAGTCTTTTGCAGAGAGATCTAAAAAAGAGGATCGGGGAGCAACCAAGAGAGCCGAAAGTGGGCACAGGGGGTTTGTGCCTGAAAAGAATTTCCGAGTGACCGCTTATAAAACAGTCCAGGAGAAAAGCTCATCACCTCCCCCAAGAAAGAGCTCTGAAAACAGAGAGAAGCTGGGAACCAAAGGAGACTTTTCCACAGGAAAGTCTTCCTTTTCCATTACTCGAGAGGCCCAGGTCAATGTCCGGATGGACTCTTTTGATGAGGATCTTGCACG ACCCAGTGGCTTATTGGCTCAGGAACGCAAGCTTTGTCGGGATttagtccatagcaacagaaaggAACAGGAATTTCGGTCCATTTTCCAGCATATACAGTCGGCTCAGTCTCAGCGTAGCCCCTCGGAGTTGTTTGCGCAGCATATAGTTACCATTGTTCACCATGTTAAAG AGCATCACTTTGGCTCCTCAGGAATGACATTACATGAACGCTTTACTAAATACCTAAAGAGAGGAACTGAACAGGAGGCAGCTAAAaacaagaaaagcccagagatACACAG GAGGATAGACATTTCCCCCAGTACGTTCAGAAAACATGGTTTGACTCATGACGAGATGAAAAGTCCTCGGGAACCTGGCTATAAG CAGGCTGAGGGAAAATACAAAGATGATCCCGTTGATCTCCGCCTTGATATTGAACGTCGTAAAAAACATAAGGAGCGAGATCTTAAACGAGGTAAATCAAGAGAATCAGTGGATTCCCGAGACTCAAGCCACTCAAGGGAAAGATCagctgagaaaacagaaaaaactcataaaggATCAAAGAAGCAGAA GAAACACCGGCGAGCACGAGACCGCTCCAGGTCATCGTCCTCTTCCTCCCAGTCATCCCACTCCTACAAAGCAGAAGAGTACACtgaagagacagaggagagagaggagagtaCCACAGGCTTTGACAAATCAAGATTGGGGACCAAAGACTTTGTGGGTCCAAGCGAAAGAGGAGGAGGTCGAGCTCGAGGGACCTTT CAATTTAGAGCCAGAGGAAGAGGCTGGGGCAGAGGCAGCTACTCTggtaacaataataacaacagcaacaatgaCTTCCAAAAGAGAAGCCGAGAAGAGGAGTGGGACCCAGAGTACACACCCAAAAGCAAGAAATATTACTTG caTGATGACCGTGAAGGTGAAGGCAGTGAGAAGTGGGTCAGCCGGGGCAGGGGCCGAGGATCCTTTCCCCGGGGTCGGGGCCGGTTCATGTTCCGGAAGTCCAGCACCAGCCCCAAATGGGCCCATGACAAATTCAGTGGGGAGGAAGGAGAAATTGAAGACGACGAAAGTGGGACAGAGAACCGAGAAGAGAAGGACAATTTACAGCCCACAGCTGAGTAG